The Nostoc sp. 'Peltigera membranacea cyanobiont' N6 genome contains the following window.
TCGGGAAACCCGCCCAACACACTGGCTTCTCTGTGCCTCTGCGGTTATTTTTACCAAATCCCATGTTAGAAGGTTCAATCTTACAACAGCTAGAAACAGCCCATCGCCATACCACCAGGCCAATTCGATTCGGTGTTTACTATAAAAATACCCTAGTTGCCCTATGCCACGCTCTAGAAGACCATATTTTAGCCGATGACGGGACACCCCTAGTTATCACAGCCTTTCAACAGGGGAAATGGTATCTACAAGAAGCTGAACGATATGCAGACATCGCCCAGCGCAGCTGCCAAATTGCCATCATGGCCGCCTCTGAATCTGGCTTTGCTGAACATCCTACCAGCCAGCTACCCAATGTAGACTTAGTAGGATTAGATTCAGGCGATCCAGTGGCGCAGGAGTGGCACTTAATTATTTTATCGCCCAATTACACAGCAATGGTAATTTGTCAAGAATTATCAGAAGCTGATTATGGTAGCTCTGGAGTACCGACATCAGACTTAGAGCGTAAATTTTATGGCTTGTGGACATTTGAGCCAGAGTTAGTGCAAGACACAGCAGAAATAGCGATCGCTCACATCAAAAAATACAATCCAGAATTGGCGGAAAAACTCACAGCAGATAAACAGCAAATTGTACCGTCAATGGATAGATCCCAAAATTTAGGTGCAGTTGTCTCTCGTGTAGTAGATTACCTCCAGACTGGGCAAGATAATTTATCCATCCCAACAGCGTCTCACCAACAAACCCTAGATCGCAACTTGGTTTCTAATGAAATCCAGGCATTTTTGCGAATGGCGCAACTGATGGATATGGCAGATGTCAACAATCCAATGGCAGCTGCGGAAGTAGTAGTACTTGCTGAAGCGATCGGCCAGCTTTTGGATCTTCCTGCATGGCAGATTAAAAGATTGCGGCTAGCGGCTTTGTTACATCGCATAGATCCATTACAAAAAGCAGAAAGCGTTCTCACTGGCGGTATAGCCACACGCTACCAAGAAGATGCCCCTAGTTCTCCCTTAACTTGTCCTTTAGTACCAGGGGCGCAAGTATTGCGAACTATGCCAAGACTACGAGCAGTTGCCCAAATTATTACTCACCAAAGCGAGTGGTGGAATGGCACAGGGGAACCAGCAGGTTTAGCTGGAGATGAAATTCCCCTAGAG
Protein-coding sequences here:
- a CDS encoding DICT sensory domain-containing protein, giving the protein MLEGSILQQLETAHRHTTRPIRFGVYYKNTLVALCHALEDHILADDGTPLVITAFQQGKWYLQEAERYADIAQRSCQIAIMAASESGFAEHPTSQLPNVDLVGLDSGDPVAQEWHLIILSPNYTAMVICQELSEADYGSSGVPTSDLERKFYGLWTFEPELVQDTAEIAIAHIKKYNPELAEKLTADKQQIVPSMDRSQNLGAVVSRVVDYLQTGQDNLSIPTASHQQTLDRNLVSNEIQAFLRMAQLMDMADVNNPMAAAEVVVLAEAIGQLLDLPAWQIKRLRLAALLHRIDPLQKAESVLTGGIATRYQEDAPSSPLTCPLVPGAQVLRTMPRLRAVAQIITHQSEWWNGTGEPAGLAGDEIPLESRILALLADFQWRLNERKSSNQSREQIFTQALDECRQQQSTRFDPKLVDTLTLLVMGLQQGLELPIMTPKVSAGIWILDSQWDSHSKISEQIGGYFT